The following proteins are encoded in a genomic region of Lactiplantibacillus plantarum:
- the hisI gene encoding phosphoribosyl-AMP cyclohydrolase: MKPDFEKGDGLLTTVVTDADTKDVLMVAWMNAESYQRTLASGQTWFWSRSRQELWHKGATSGNLQDVVSMTLDCDQDTLLVAVHPHGPACHTGHTSCFFNSVELEPGA, encoded by the coding sequence ATGAAACCAGACTTTGAAAAGGGTGACGGCTTACTGACAACGGTCGTCACCGACGCGGATACGAAGGATGTCTTAATGGTCGCGTGGATGAACGCGGAAAGCTATCAACGGACATTGGCGTCGGGCCAGACGTGGTTTTGGTCACGGTCTCGGCAAGAACTTTGGCACAAAGGCGCTACGAGCGGCAATTTACAAGATGTCGTTAGTATGACGCTGGATTGCGATCAAGATACACTATTGGTCGCAGTTCATCCGCATGGTCCTGCTTGTCATACGGGACATACGAGTTGTTTCTTTAACTCGGTTGAACTAGAACCGGGCGCCTAA
- the hisE gene encoding phosphoribosyl-ATP diphosphatase codes for MQNMEELYELIKQRKATPKKGSYTDYLFTKGLDKILKKVGEESTEVIVAAKNPGDDELTYETADLLYHVLVLLVERGVSFDQIKQELAKREGKMSDYKDRPEIKNL; via the coding sequence ATGCAAAATATGGAAGAATTATACGAACTGATCAAACAACGGAAGGCAACGCCTAAGAAGGGCTCCTACACAGATTATTTATTTACTAAGGGACTGGATAAGATTTTAAAAAAGGTTGGTGAGGAATCAACCGAAGTTATTGTGGCGGCCAAAAATCCCGGTGACGACGAATTAACCTATGAGACAGCCGACTTGTTGTATCACGTTTTAGTGTTATTGGTCGAACGTGGTGTTAGTTTTGACCAGATTAAGCAAGAATTGGCTAAACGTGAAGGTAAGATGAGTGACTATAAGGATCGGCCCGAAATTAAGAACCTATAG
- the hisC gene encoding histidinol-phosphate transaminase: protein MKASIEQLEPYVPEKPLATLQAELGLTELVRLSANENPYGTSPKVATAVKNWDFTQSNRYPDADAQKLRQAVAQQQGIDPNSIVFSVGLDEMIVMLSRTFLATNDQVLVSAPTFSEYGLHAEIEGGQLISVPTLPNDHVNFEGLMKAITPHVKMVWLCNPNNPTGTVESLAAIEAFVQQVPPETMVLIDEAYIDFTPGAAQVTAMQLPAKYPNVVVMRTFSKAYGLANFRIGYAVFNTKYAATMQTIRLPYNVNSLAQVAALAAIDDPNFVKQTVQKNATERAKWMAFFDDQGVTYDQSGANFIFFKYPSATQLADYLVHHGYLIRTGLRPGWLRLTVGTANDNQQLQQLIREFKA from the coding sequence ATGAAAGCTAGTATTGAACAGTTAGAACCCTATGTGCCCGAAAAGCCGTTGGCGACCCTCCAAGCTGAGTTAGGATTGACAGAATTAGTCCGGTTATCAGCTAACGAGAACCCGTATGGCACCTCGCCAAAAGTGGCGACCGCTGTGAAGAATTGGGACTTCACCCAGAGTAATCGTTATCCCGATGCCGACGCACAGAAGTTACGACAAGCAGTGGCCCAGCAACAGGGAATCGACCCGAATAGCATCGTTTTTAGTGTGGGTCTTGATGAGATGATCGTGATGTTATCACGGACGTTCTTAGCCACCAACGACCAGGTGCTAGTGTCCGCACCGACGTTTTCAGAATATGGACTACATGCTGAGATCGAGGGGGGGCAATTAATCAGTGTGCCAACGTTGCCTAATGACCATGTGAACTTCGAAGGCTTAATGAAGGCCATTACGCCCCACGTGAAGATGGTTTGGCTGTGCAATCCGAACAATCCGACGGGCACCGTGGAATCATTAGCGGCAATTGAAGCGTTCGTCCAGCAAGTACCCCCGGAGACGATGGTCCTGATTGATGAAGCCTACATTGATTTTACACCGGGCGCGGCTCAAGTAACGGCCATGCAGTTACCAGCCAAGTACCCGAATGTAGTAGTCATGCGGACATTCTCCAAAGCATATGGGTTAGCTAACTTTCGAATCGGGTACGCCGTTTTTAATACCAAATATGCCGCAACGATGCAAACTATTCGGCTTCCATACAATGTGAATTCCTTGGCTCAAGTGGCAGCCCTGGCGGCAATCGATGATCCTAATTTTGTGAAACAAACGGTCCAAAAAAATGCGACGGAACGTGCTAAGTGGATGGCATTCTTTGATGATCAGGGTGTCACTTACGATCAATCTGGCGCGAACTTCATTTTCTTTAAGTATCCGAGTGCCACGCAACTGGCTGACTATTTAGTGCACCATGGGTATCTGATTCGCACTGGCTTACGGCCAGGGTGGTTACGACTAACGGTCGGAACGGCTAACGATAATCAGCAACTCCAACAATTAATTCGTGAGTTTAAGGCCTAG
- a CDS encoding sugar O-acetyltransferase, whose translation MSELDKLAAGEWYQFKDAEVAAQKARAAKLCQEFNQIDATNPDAQTAKIQEILGSYGRNLSVQADFNCDNGRNIHVGDNFLSNYNLTILDIAPVHIGDNVMIGPNVDIYTVNHPLTASGRRASLAQGHPVTIGHDVWIGGRAVITPGVTIGNNVVIAAGAVVTHDMPDNTLVAGVPAKVIRQLE comes from the coding sequence ATGTCAGAATTAGATAAATTAGCAGCTGGGGAATGGTATCAATTTAAAGATGCTGAGGTGGCCGCTCAAAAAGCGCGGGCTGCCAAGTTATGTCAAGAGTTCAATCAGATCGATGCAACAAATCCAGATGCGCAAACTGCCAAGATTCAAGAGATTCTTGGTAGTTACGGTCGCAATCTTTCCGTTCAAGCAGACTTTAATTGTGATAATGGTCGTAATATTCATGTTGGTGATAATTTTCTTAGTAATTATAACTTAACTATTTTGGATATCGCGCCAGTTCATATAGGGGATAACGTGATGATTGGCCCCAATGTTGATATTTATACGGTCAATCACCCGTTGACGGCTAGTGGTCGACGTGCTAGCTTGGCCCAGGGTCATCCAGTCACGATTGGTCATGATGTTTGGATTGGGGGGAGAGCGGTGATTACGCCCGGCGTGACGATTGGTAATAATGTTGTGATTGCGGCTGGAGCAGTCGTTACTCATGACATGCCTGATAATACGTTGGTGGCCGGGGTACCAGCCAAAGTTATTCGACAATTAGAATAA
- a CDS encoding TerC family protein produces MLHLIEQLYGPFFSATNWGNVITSANDWLIILSLAIIECLLSVDNAVVLAAQTQSLDNLQEREKSLFYGLWGAYIFRFLIIGIGTYLISFWEIKVLGAAYLGYLVYRYFSQPKNGAKVAQKPKQQRRFFGLSNFWSVVIQIEMMDIIFSIDSVLASLAISDNPVIVLIGGMIGIACMRGIAEVIMRLMRKIPELETMAYCLIVLIAIKLFISIPAIGWDIPATAFGGIVLVAFIITLLIHFWRRRRNEQCVEGKVRK; encoded by the coding sequence TTGTTACATTTAATCGAACAGTTGTATGGACCCTTCTTCAGTGCGACTAACTGGGGTAACGTCATCACATCTGCTAATGACTGGTTAATCATTTTATCGTTAGCAATTATTGAGTGTTTACTATCAGTTGATAATGCCGTTGTCTTAGCTGCTCAGACCCAGAGTTTAGATAATTTACAAGAGCGGGAAAAATCGTTATTCTATGGCTTGTGGGGGGCCTATATCTTTCGGTTTTTAATCATTGGGATTGGCACGTATTTGATCAGTTTTTGGGAGATCAAAGTGTTAGGTGCGGCTTACCTTGGGTACTTGGTGTATCGATACTTTAGTCAGCCGAAAAATGGGGCCAAGGTGGCACAGAAACCCAAGCAACAACGACGCTTCTTCGGACTAAGCAACTTCTGGTCGGTCGTCATTCAGATTGAAATGATGGATATCATTTTCTCAATTGATTCTGTATTGGCGTCATTGGCAATTTCGGATAATCCGGTGATTGTTTTGATTGGTGGGATGATTGGGATTGCCTGCATGCGGGGCATTGCCGAGGTCATTATGCGCTTAATGCGCAAGATTCCCGAGTTGGAAACCATGGCGTATTGCTTGATTGTCTTGATTGCCATCAAATTATTTATTTCAATTCCTGCCATTGGTTGGGATATTCCCGCAACGGCTTTTGGTGGTATCGTATTAGTAGCATTTATTATTACGTTGCTGATTCATTTTTGGCGTCGGCGCCGCAATGAACAGTGCGTGGAAGGAAAGGTGCGTAAATGA
- a CDS encoding NAD(P)-dependent oxidoreductase translates to MMKLGWIGTGVMGAAIVRNLMTAGYDVTVYNRTKSKADALVAAGATWADTPAAVAETSDVIFTMVGFPRDVEQVYFGDHGIFSGLAAGKTVIDMTTSQPKLAVKIATYAREHDMHALDAPVSGGDIGAKNATLTVMVGGDADTYEAMLPLFNVLGHKVNHFGDAGTGQHAKMANQIMIAGTMTGLTEMLLYTKAAGLDPEKVLATLSSGGADNWSMDNYVPRILKDDYTPGFFARHFLKDLRIALSEADAMGLNLVATAQAKRLYEVMVDVKGLGDQGTQGLINIY, encoded by the coding sequence ATGATGAAATTAGGTTGGATTGGTACCGGCGTCATGGGGGCAGCGATTGTCCGTAACCTGATGACGGCCGGCTATGACGTGACGGTTTATAATCGAACAAAAAGTAAGGCGGATGCGCTAGTTGCGGCGGGGGCCACTTGGGCTGATACACCGGCTGCCGTGGCAGAAACGAGTGACGTGATTTTCACCATGGTTGGGTTCCCACGGGACGTCGAACAAGTTTATTTTGGTGATCACGGGATTTTCAGTGGATTGGCCGCTGGAAAAACGGTAATTGACATGACGACGAGCCAACCCAAGTTAGCCGTTAAAATTGCGACGTACGCGCGTGAACATGACATGCACGCTTTGGATGCGCCCGTGTCCGGCGGTGATATTGGCGCCAAAAACGCCACTTTGACGGTGATGGTCGGTGGCGATGCCGATACGTACGAGGCGATGTTACCATTATTTAATGTGCTTGGTCACAAGGTCAATCATTTTGGGGATGCTGGTACTGGTCAACATGCCAAGATGGCCAATCAGATCATGATTGCAGGGACGATGACTGGGTTAACTGAAATGTTATTGTATACCAAGGCAGCCGGTCTTGATCCGGAAAAAGTCTTGGCAACGTTATCTAGCGGTGGTGCTGACAACTGGAGCATGGATAATTACGTGCCCCGGATTCTGAAGGACGATTACACGCCCGGCTTTTTTGCCCGCCATTTTCTTAAAGATTTGCGGATTGCTTTGAGTGAGGCGGATGCGATGGGACTTAATCTGGTTGCGACGGCGCAGGCTAAACGACTTTATGAAGTAATGGTCGATGTCAAAGGCTTGGGTGATCAAGGAACTCAGGGATTGATTAATATTTATTAG
- a CDS encoding FAD-dependent oxidoreductase, with the protein MKVIVVGSSHGGYETVRGILAAQPDTEIQWYEKGNFLSFLSCGMQLYLEGAVKDVNSVSYATPAGMQAQGVHVFVNSEISKVDPASHSVHVIDHATGDERDEAYDKLVLSVGAVPFDLPVPGHDLANIYAMRGRDWAIKLKAKTVDPSVKNVVVIGSGYIGIEAAEVFAKAGMHVTVIDLLPRLLSLYLDQEFTDILTKTMADHGIYAAVGQGIKAYEGVDGHVTKVVTDQGEYPADLVVTAAGIRPATGFLKGVVDLDDHGLIKINDHLQTSDTDIYAVGDATLVPFAPTGKDNRIALATNARRQGRIAAKNLLGENVPMPAVSGSSALSVFDYHFASTGVKEGTADKLGVKTASVLVTDTIRPKFVSEDAGNTKVWFKLTFDPTDGRVLGAQIMSKYDVTANINAISVAIQAKLTVADLAYTDFFFQPGFDRPWNIINVAAQKAAATLN; encoded by the coding sequence ATGAAAGTTATTGTCGTTGGTTCTTCTCATGGTGGTTATGAAACGGTTCGCGGTATTTTAGCCGCTCAACCAGATACTGAAATTCAATGGTATGAAAAAGGTAATTTTCTGTCATTCCTCTCATGTGGGATGCAATTATACCTCGAAGGTGCCGTTAAAGACGTTAACTCCGTCAGCTATGCCACTCCTGCTGGCATGCAAGCCCAAGGCGTTCACGTCTTTGTAAATAGTGAAATTAGTAAGGTCGACCCTGCTAGTCACAGTGTGCACGTCATTGACCACGCCACTGGTGACGAACGTGATGAAGCTTATGACAAGCTAGTCCTAAGTGTCGGCGCGGTACCATTTGACCTACCAGTACCCGGCCATGACTTAGCCAACATCTACGCAATGCGTGGACGCGACTGGGCCATCAAATTAAAGGCCAAGACCGTTGACCCTAGCGTTAAGAATGTGGTTGTCATTGGCTCCGGTTATATTGGGATTGAAGCGGCTGAAGTCTTTGCCAAAGCTGGCATGCACGTCACGGTTATCGACCTATTACCACGTTTACTTAGTCTTTACCTTGATCAAGAATTCACGGATATCTTGACTAAGACGATGGCCGATCACGGCATCTATGCTGCAGTTGGCCAAGGTATTAAAGCGTATGAAGGTGTTGACGGCCACGTCACCAAAGTAGTGACCGATCAAGGCGAATATCCAGCTGACCTGGTCGTAACTGCCGCCGGGATTCGGCCAGCAACTGGCTTCTTGAAGGGCGTTGTCGACTTAGATGATCACGGTTTGATCAAGATCAACGACCACCTCCAAACGAGTGACACTGACATTTACGCCGTCGGGGACGCGACCTTAGTCCCATTTGCCCCAACTGGCAAGGATAACCGCATTGCGTTAGCCACTAACGCTCGTCGGCAAGGTCGGATTGCCGCTAAGAACTTACTTGGCGAAAACGTACCAATGCCTGCTGTTTCTGGTTCATCCGCACTTTCCGTCTTTGACTACCACTTTGCTTCCACTGGTGTTAAAGAAGGCACGGCTGACAAGCTGGGCGTTAAGACGGCATCCGTGTTAGTCACCGATACCATTCGGCCTAAGTTTGTCTCTGAAGATGCTGGCAACACCAAAGTTTGGTTCAAACTAACCTTTGACCCAACTGATGGTCGCGTGCTTGGTGCGCAAATCATGTCGAAGTACGATGTTACTGCTAACATCAACGCTATCTCAGTGGCTATTCAAGCTAAACTGACTGTTGCTGACTTAGCTTACACGGACTTCTTCTTCCAACCAGGCTTCGACCGTCCTTGGAACATTATCAACGTCGCTGCCCAAAAAGCAGCCGCAACCTTAAACTAA